A single region of the Solwaraspora sp. WMMD406 genome encodes:
- a CDS encoding glycoside hydrolase family 6 protein has protein sequence MRRRTALTAAGTAAVLAFTVATAVGVGLLQPRAAEAADSVFYVDPNTSAARWVAANPGDYRANVIRDRIATVPQGRWFTQYNPNEVRNQVSSYVGAAAAAGKIPIMVVYNIPNRDCSNHSSGGAPNHTAYRQWVDQVAAGLGDRPAYIVLEPDVLALMGTCMSSGEQAEVRASMAYAGRALRAGSSQARVYFDAGHSAWHSPSAMASMLVGADVANSAHGISSNVSNYRSTSEAVNYVKAVINATGANHLTAVIDTSRNGNGPLGSEWCDPEGRAIGTASTTNTGDSKIDAFLWVKLPGEADGCIAAAGQFVPQRAYDLAIAAGPTTPPPTTAPPTTAPPTTAPPTTAPPTTAPPTTAPPTTAPPTTNPPTTNPPTGACSVSVSTNQWPGGFTRELRITNGGAALSNWTLVFNAGSNVSLSNGWNATWSQSGSQITARNAAWNGSLGSGATVSIGFQGTFTGGSLPAPSSFTLNGSACSS, from the coding sequence ATGCGCAGGAGAACTGCGCTCACCGCAGCCGGCACCGCCGCCGTCCTGGCGTTCACGGTAGCCACCGCGGTCGGTGTCGGGCTGCTACAGCCCCGGGCTGCCGAGGCAGCCGATTCGGTCTTCTACGTCGATCCGAACACCTCAGCCGCCCGTTGGGTGGCGGCGAACCCCGGTGACTACCGGGCGAATGTGATCCGCGACCGGATCGCCACGGTTCCCCAGGGCCGCTGGTTCACCCAGTACAACCCGAACGAGGTCCGCAACCAGGTCAGCTCCTACGTCGGCGCCGCAGCGGCGGCGGGCAAGATCCCGATCATGGTGGTCTACAACATTCCCAATCGTGACTGCAGCAACCACAGCAGCGGGGGCGCGCCCAACCACACCGCCTACCGGCAGTGGGTCGACCAGGTAGCCGCCGGGCTCGGTGACCGGCCCGCGTACATCGTGCTGGAACCCGACGTGCTCGCCCTGATGGGCACCTGTATGAGCTCAGGCGAGCAGGCCGAGGTACGGGCGTCGATGGCGTACGCCGGCAGGGCGCTCAGGGCAGGATCATCCCAGGCCCGGGTCTACTTCGACGCCGGACACTCAGCCTGGCACTCCCCTTCGGCCATGGCGAGCATGCTGGTCGGCGCCGACGTGGCGAACAGCGCCCACGGCATCTCCAGCAACGTGTCCAACTACCGCAGCACCAGCGAGGCGGTCAACTACGTCAAGGCGGTCATCAACGCCACCGGCGCGAACCACCTCACCGCGGTGATCGACACCAGCCGCAATGGAAACGGGCCGCTGGGCTCGGAATGGTGCGATCCGGAAGGCCGCGCGATCGGCACGGCGAGCACCACCAACACCGGTGACAGCAAGATCGACGCTTTCCTCTGGGTCAAGCTGCCCGGCGAGGCGGACGGCTGCATCGCCGCCGCCGGACAGTTCGTGCCGCAGCGGGCGTACGACCTCGCGATCGCTGCCGGGCCGACCACCCCGCCGCCGACCACGGCACCCCCGACCACGGCACCCCCGACCACCGCACCCCCGACCACCGCACCCCCGACCACCGCACCCCCGACCACCGCACCCCCGACCACCGCACCCCCGACCACCAACCCGCCGACCACCAACCCGCCGACGGGCGCGTGCAGCGTCAGCGTCAGCACCAACCAGTGGCCGGGTGGCTTCACGCGCGAACTGCGGATCACCAACGGTGGTGCCGCGCTCAGCAACTGGACCCTGGTCTTCAACGCCGGCTCCAACGTCAGCCTGAGCAACGGCTGGAACGCCACCTGGAGCCAGTCAGGCAGCCAGATCACCGCCCGCAACGCGGCGTGGAACGGGTCGCTGGGCTCCGGCGCGACCGTGAGCATCGGGTTCCAGGGCACCTTCACCGGCGGTAGCTTGCCGGCGCCGAGCTCCTTCACCCTCAACGGGTCCGCCTGTAGCAGCTAG
- a CDS encoding general stress protein, with the protein MTRSTIRTDAASPGTLGDTANFPAGPAGYPATPGGPQTGTDQGRATVSVAVFSNYASAQRAVDYLSDNRFPVERTTIVGTDLRLVEDVTGRLTTGRAALLGAGTGAWFGLFIGLLVGIFAVVNWLGIIAAAVIIGAVWGAVFGAVAHAMTGGRRDFSSRSMLQASRYGVAVDAELADQARQVLDRMRPGAGTAAVR; encoded by the coding sequence ATGACCAGATCCACGATCCGCACCGACGCCGCGTCGCCGGGCACACTGGGCGACACGGCCAACTTTCCCGCCGGCCCCGCCGGCTATCCAGCCACGCCCGGTGGCCCCCAGACCGGGACCGACCAGGGCCGGGCGACGGTGAGCGTCGCCGTCTTCTCAAACTATGCCTCGGCGCAGCGGGCGGTCGACTATCTGTCGGACAACCGGTTCCCGGTCGAGCGGACCACGATCGTCGGTACCGATCTGCGGTTGGTCGAAGACGTGACGGGCCGGCTGACCACCGGTCGCGCGGCCCTGCTCGGCGCGGGGACCGGAGCCTGGTTCGGTCTGTTCATCGGGTTGCTCGTCGGCATCTTCGCAGTGGTGAACTGGCTGGGAATCATCGCGGCCGCAGTGATCATCGGGGCGGTCTGGGGTGCCGTTTTCGGCGCGGTCGCGCACGCGATGACCGGCGGCCGACGCGACTTCTCGTCCCGCAGCATGCTCCAAGCCAGCCGGTACGGCGTCGCGGTGGACGCGGAACTCGCAGATCAGGCACGCCAGGTCCTGGATCGGATGCGTCCCGGTGCCGGCACCGCCGCCGTCCGCTGA
- a CDS encoding transglutaminase family protein, with protein MGDQGSGTAVGAVGCDLTYEVAEPARLVVQVCAYRELPDMRFIVTTDDGDLPAEEVSGSWADGGRQHLLLLPPGRARVSYQATVPNGPPATPVPLTALDRIVAVRPSRYCPSDRLGGFAAARIDRSRADADVVRAVCDYVHGHTVYAAGASGPSTDAADTLLAGQGVCRDFAHLTVALCRALDIPARVVAVYAPGLTPMDFHLVAEVAVDGHWYVWDSTRLAPRQSLVRIATGRDAADVAFGTMLDGQVEMSEMIVSAVAPGILPIDDHEGLVALH; from the coding sequence ATGGGTGATCAGGGGTCAGGGACGGCTGTGGGCGCGGTGGGTTGTGACCTCACCTACGAGGTGGCGGAGCCGGCGAGGCTGGTGGTCCAGGTGTGCGCGTACCGGGAGCTGCCGGACATGAGGTTCATCGTCACCACCGACGACGGCGATCTGCCGGCCGAGGAGGTCAGCGGCTCGTGGGCCGACGGCGGGCGGCAGCATCTGCTGCTCCTGCCGCCCGGTAGGGCTCGGGTCAGCTACCAGGCGACCGTGCCGAACGGCCCGCCGGCGACACCGGTGCCGCTCACCGCGCTGGATCGGATCGTCGCGGTACGGCCGAGTCGATACTGCCCGTCCGATCGGCTGGGTGGGTTCGCGGCCGCGCGCATCGACCGAAGCCGGGCCGACGCCGACGTCGTGCGGGCGGTCTGCGACTACGTTCACGGCCACACCGTCTACGCCGCCGGGGCCAGCGGGCCGAGTACGGACGCCGCCGACACACTGCTCGCCGGACAGGGGGTCTGCCGAGACTTCGCGCACCTCACCGTCGCCCTGTGCCGGGCGTTGGACATCCCGGCCAGGGTGGTCGCCGTGTACGCGCCGGGTTTGACGCCGATGGATTTCCATCTGGTGGCCGAGGTCGCGGTCGACGGCCACTGGTACGTCTGGGACAGCACCCGCCTGGCGCCCCGGCAGAGTCTGGTCCGGATCGCGACCGGCCGGGACGCGGCCGATGTCGCCTTCGGGACGATGCTGGATGGTCAGGTCGAGATGTCGGAGATGATCGTCTCGGCGGTCGCGCCCGGGATCCTGCCGATCGACGATCACGAGGGCTTGGTGGCGCTTCACTGA
- a CDS encoding SigB/SigF/SigG family RNA polymerase sigma factor, whose translation MTTTVDAPAAATTDSATDVLNAMAALPAGHPSREALRARAIEAWLPLAQHLAQRYSGRGEPTDDLAQTAAVGLIKAIDKFDPSRGVDFAGYAIPTIIGELKRHFRDRTWDIRVPRRLQELRLSISEANSTLLQTLGRSPTVADIAAHLRITEEEVLEGLEGARAYNAVSLSTPTGDGERATELADMLGAEDREYELAEMRVALGPALATLDEREQRILTLRFYGNLTQSQIADQIGVSQMHVSRLLARALTKLRGQLQSAY comes from the coding sequence ATGACCACCACTGTGGACGCCCCGGCGGCCGCCACCACGGACAGCGCGACCGACGTACTCAACGCCATGGCCGCGCTGCCCGCCGGCCACCCGTCCCGCGAGGCCCTGCGGGCCCGCGCGATCGAGGCCTGGCTGCCGCTGGCCCAACACCTCGCCCAGCGCTACAGCGGGCGCGGCGAGCCGACCGACGATCTGGCGCAGACCGCTGCGGTCGGCCTGATCAAGGCGATCGACAAGTTCGACCCGAGTCGCGGCGTGGACTTCGCCGGGTACGCCATCCCGACCATCATCGGCGAGCTCAAGCGGCACTTCCGCGACCGTACGTGGGACATCCGGGTTCCGCGCCGACTGCAGGAGCTGCGGCTGAGCATCTCCGAGGCGAACAGCACCCTCCTGCAGACTCTCGGCCGCTCGCCGACAGTGGCCGACATCGCGGCCCACCTGCGGATCACCGAGGAAGAGGTGCTGGAGGGCCTGGAGGGTGCCCGCGCGTACAACGCGGTGTCGCTGTCCACGCCGACCGGGGACGGCGAACGCGCCACCGAGCTGGCCGACATGCTCGGCGCCGAGGACCGGGAGTACGAGCTGGCCGAGATGCGGGTCGCCCTCGGTCCCGCGCTGGCCACCCTCGACGAGCGGGAGCAGCGCATTCTCACGCTGCGGTTCTACGGCAATCTCACTCAGTCGCAGATCGCCGACCAGATCGGCGTCTCCCAGATGCACGTGTCCCGGCTGCTGGCTCGCGCCCTGACCAAGCTCCGGGGGCAGCTGCAGTCCGCATACTGA
- a CDS encoding protein phosphatase 2C domain-containing protein, protein MTLKLRSAAVTDRGLIRSGNQDSVHAGHWLIAVADGMGGMAAGDLASKIAIDAIAPLDVAVSDERLVPLLQEAVETASSRIREAIVDDPTREGMGTTLTALLFAASGAAIALAHVGDSRAYLLRGGTLQQVTRDDTFVQMLVDEGVITPDQAAVHPRRAVVTQALQGENVNPTYAVLEPQTGDRWLICSDGLSNVVRAESISEVLATYADPQAGAQRLVDLAIRAGGPDNITVVIGDITEVTD, encoded by the coding sequence ATGACCCTGAAGCTGCGTTCCGCGGCGGTGACCGACCGCGGCCTGATCCGGAGCGGGAACCAGGACTCCGTCCACGCCGGCCATTGGCTGATCGCCGTCGCTGACGGCATGGGGGGGATGGCGGCTGGGGATCTGGCTAGCAAGATCGCGATCGACGCGATCGCTCCGCTCGACGTCGCGGTCTCCGACGAGCGGTTGGTGCCCCTCCTGCAGGAGGCGGTCGAGACCGCCAGCTCGCGCATCCGCGAGGCGATCGTCGACGATCCGACCCGTGAGGGCATGGGCACCACGTTGACCGCCTTGCTCTTTGCCGCCTCCGGTGCGGCCATCGCCCTGGCGCACGTCGGCGACTCACGCGCCTATCTGCTGCGCGGTGGGACCCTGCAGCAGGTCACCAGGGACGACACGTTCGTCCAGATGCTGGTCGACGAGGGTGTGATCACGCCGGATCAGGCAGCCGTGCATCCCCGGCGTGCCGTCGTCACCCAGGCACTGCAGGGGGAGAACGTGAATCCCACCTACGCCGTTCTCGAGCCGCAGACCGGCGACCGGTGGTTGATCTGCAGCGACGGGTTGTCGAACGTGGTGCGAGCGGAGAGCATCTCGGAGGTGCTGGCCACCTACGCCGACCCGCAGGCCGGGGCGCAGCGGCTGGTCGATCTCGCCATCCGGGCCGGTGGTCCGGACAACATCACCGTGGTCATCGGTGACATCACCGAGGTCACCGACTGA
- a CDS encoding glycoside hydrolase family 9 protein, producing the protein MTRSRPRRPAPRRAVALLAGATVTALALTAVTVTTAYAEEREHIVNGSFDDGTDPWWATENVALTADDGRLCAAVPGGTANPWDASIGHNGIPLIDGAAYRLAFSVSSDVPTSVRANVQLNAAPYTTVLSRELTPTAESESVSYQFTANLDSPDGTFTFQLGGSAEPYTLCLDDVSLISDDAAGPPPGGPEQITNGDFSNGTTGWTTYGTTNTGVTDERLCAAVPAGLANPWDAGILQDGVPLIAGEPYVISFEASADPGANVRAVVQLGADPYTGYFGRDLVLTAEPQRVEQTFVASDDTTRAQVAFQVGGNADGFTFCLDDVSLRGGEEEPPYQPDTGPRVRVNQVGYLPGGPKNATIVTDADEPVTWELHDAAGDTVASGQSTPRGLDTASRQQAHSVDFSAYRGTGDDYTLVADGETSYPFAISGDIYQQLRSDALQFFYIQRSGIAIDGDLVGEEYARPAGHLGVAPNQGDTDVPCQPGVCDYRLDVRGGWYDAGDHGKYVVNGGIATYQLLSTFERTKTAPSANGGAALADSTLRVPERDNGVPDILDEARWELEFLMRMQVPAGEPLAGMAHHKMHDRNWTGMPMQPEDDPELRELHPPSTAATLNLAAVAAQCARLFAPYDADFAGQCRTSARAAYAAAKANPDLLADPNDGNGGGAYSDPNVSDEFYWAAAQLYLTTGEQTYLSDLSASPHHSADVFDPTGFGWGSTAALGRLDLATVPNGLAPQERERIQASVVAAADEYLAALDSQAYGLPMPGHRGAYFWGANSNIINNAVVLATSYDLTGDVEYRDGAVQAMDYIFGRNALNHSYVTGWGTVYPRNQHSRIFGNQLDPSLPNPPAGSIAGGANASLDDPFVRELLDGCAPMFCYVDHIDSYSTNEVAINWNSALSWIASFLDDQGDAVPAPAPLACRAEYVNYGTWAGGGGFTGQVNITNTGTTAIDGWTARFAFTGDQRVREAWLAGVTQAGATVTARNDTYNRRIGPGANAMFGFNAVTDGGANPAPELITVNGVACS; encoded by the coding sequence GTGACCCGATCCAGACCCCGACGGCCGGCACCCCGCCGGGCCGTCGCGCTGCTGGCTGGCGCGACCGTCACCGCTCTCGCGCTGACCGCGGTGACCGTGACGACCGCGTACGCGGAAGAACGCGAACACATCGTCAACGGCAGCTTCGACGACGGAACCGATCCCTGGTGGGCCACGGAAAACGTCGCCCTGACCGCCGACGACGGCCGGCTGTGCGCTGCGGTACCCGGTGGCACCGCGAACCCCTGGGACGCCAGCATCGGACACAACGGCATCCCGCTGATCGACGGCGCCGCCTACCGTCTCGCGTTCTCCGTCAGCAGCGACGTACCCACCAGCGTGCGCGCCAACGTCCAGCTCAACGCCGCTCCGTACACCACGGTGCTCAGCCGTGAACTCACGCCGACGGCGGAGAGCGAATCGGTCAGCTACCAGTTCACCGCCAACCTCGACTCCCCTGACGGCACCTTCACCTTCCAGCTGGGCGGCAGCGCCGAGCCGTACACCCTCTGCCTCGACGACGTCTCGCTGATCAGCGACGACGCGGCCGGCCCACCACCAGGCGGCCCGGAGCAGATCACCAACGGAGACTTCAGCAACGGCACCACCGGCTGGACCACCTACGGCACCACCAACACCGGGGTGACCGACGAACGGCTCTGCGCCGCCGTACCCGCCGGCCTGGCCAACCCGTGGGACGCGGGCATTCTGCAGGACGGCGTACCGCTGATCGCCGGCGAGCCGTACGTCATCTCGTTCGAGGCCTCGGCCGACCCGGGTGCCAACGTACGGGCGGTGGTGCAACTCGGCGCCGATCCCTACACCGGGTACTTCGGTCGGGACCTGGTGCTCACCGCCGAACCGCAACGCGTCGAGCAGACCTTCGTCGCCAGCGATGACACCACCCGCGCCCAGGTGGCCTTCCAGGTCGGTGGCAACGCCGACGGATTCACCTTCTGCCTGGACGACGTCTCCCTGCGTGGCGGCGAGGAAGAGCCGCCGTACCAGCCGGACACCGGCCCCCGGGTCCGGGTCAACCAGGTGGGTTACCTGCCCGGCGGCCCCAAGAACGCCACCATCGTCACCGACGCCGACGAACCGGTGACCTGGGAACTGCACGACGCGGCGGGCGACACCGTGGCCAGCGGTCAGAGCACCCCGCGGGGTCTCGACACCGCCTCCAGGCAACAGGCCCACAGCGTCGACTTCTCGGCCTACCGGGGCACCGGCGACGACTACACGCTGGTCGCCGACGGCGAGACCAGCTACCCCTTCGCCATCTCCGGCGACATCTACCAGCAGCTCCGCTCCGACGCACTGCAGTTCTTCTACATCCAGCGCAGCGGGATCGCCATCGACGGAGACCTGGTCGGCGAGGAGTACGCCCGCCCCGCCGGCCACCTCGGCGTCGCCCCCAACCAGGGCGACACCGACGTGCCGTGCCAGCCCGGGGTCTGCGACTACCGGCTCGACGTACGCGGCGGCTGGTACGACGCCGGCGACCACGGCAAGTACGTGGTCAACGGCGGCATCGCCACCTACCAGCTGCTCAGCACCTTCGAACGGACCAAGACCGCGCCCAGCGCCAACGGCGGCGCCGCCCTGGCCGACAGCACGCTGCGGGTGCCCGAGCGGGACAACGGTGTGCCGGACATCCTCGACGAGGCCCGCTGGGAACTGGAGTTCCTGATGCGGATGCAGGTGCCGGCCGGCGAGCCGCTGGCCGGGATGGCCCACCACAAGATGCACGACCGGAACTGGACCGGGATGCCGATGCAGCCCGAGGACGACCCGGAACTGCGCGAGCTGCACCCACCGTCGACCGCCGCGACACTCAACCTGGCGGCCGTCGCGGCCCAGTGCGCCCGGTTGTTCGCCCCGTACGACGCCGATTTCGCCGGCCAGTGCCGCACCTCGGCACGCGCCGCGTACGCGGCGGCCAAGGCCAACCCCGACCTGCTGGCCGACCCGAACGACGGCAACGGTGGCGGCGCCTACAGCGACCCCAACGTCAGCGACGAGTTCTACTGGGCGGCGGCGCAGCTCTACCTGACCACCGGTGAGCAGACCTACCTGTCGGACCTGAGCGCCTCACCGCACCACAGCGCGGACGTGTTCGATCCGACCGGGTTCGGCTGGGGCAGCACCGCCGCGCTCGGCCGGCTCGACCTGGCCACGGTGCCCAACGGCCTGGCCCCGCAGGAGCGGGAACGAATCCAGGCCTCGGTGGTGGCCGCCGCCGACGAATACCTGGCCGCGCTCGACAGCCAGGCGTACGGGCTGCCGATGCCCGGCCACCGGGGTGCCTACTTCTGGGGTGCCAACAGCAACATCATCAACAACGCGGTGGTGCTCGCGACCTCGTACGACCTGACCGGGGACGTCGAGTACCGCGACGGTGCCGTGCAGGCGATGGACTACATCTTCGGCCGCAACGCGCTGAACCACTCGTACGTCACCGGTTGGGGCACCGTCTACCCCCGCAACCAGCACAGCCGGATCTTCGGCAACCAACTCGACCCGAGTCTGCCGAACCCGCCGGCCGGGTCGATCGCCGGCGGCGCGAACGCCAGTCTCGACGATCCGTTCGTCCGGGAGCTGCTGGACGGCTGCGCACCGATGTTCTGCTACGTCGACCACATCGACTCGTACTCGACCAACGAGGTGGCGATCAACTGGAACTCGGCGCTGAGCTGGATCGCGTCCTTCCTCGACGATCAGGGTGACGCCGTACCGGCACCCGCGCCACTGGCCTGCCGGGCCGAGTACGTCAACTACGGCACCTGGGCCGGCGGCGGCGGCTTCACTGGTCAGGTCAACATCACCAACACCGGCACCACGGCGATCGACGGCTGGACGGCCCGCTTCGCCTTCACCGGTGACCAGCGGGTCCGCGAGGCGTGGTTGGCCGGCGTCACCCAGGCCGGTGCCACGGTGACCGCGCGCAACGACACCTACAACCGCCGGATCGGTCCCGGAGCGAACGCGATGTTCGGCTTCAACGCGGTGACCGACGGCGGCGCCAACCCGGCACCGGAGCTGATCACCGTCAACGGGGTGGCCTGCTCCTGA
- a CDS encoding helix-turn-helix transcriptional regulator, whose amino-acid sequence MMLLRQVIGRVLRRLRQDQGRTLHDVARTAGLSTAYLSEVERGRKEASSEMLASICRALGVALEELLQQAMQELTRHRPMASRGYRQPGVSARRGSARPGPGRGGPRGDRPIGRPTGRAADRVVAGPSPHRSSTGRPPRPGQEQATPLTVISSGAGLAPPSVTALKPNIAFAPGPIRRL is encoded by the coding sequence GTGATGCTGCTGCGACAGGTGATCGGCCGGGTGCTGCGCCGGCTCCGGCAGGATCAGGGCCGCACCCTGCATGACGTGGCCCGGACCGCAGGCCTGTCGACGGCCTACCTGTCGGAGGTGGAGCGTGGCCGCAAGGAAGCCTCGTCCGAGATGCTGGCGTCGATCTGCCGGGCGCTCGGCGTGGCGTTGGAGGAGTTGCTGCAGCAGGCGATGCAGGAGCTGACCCGTCATCGGCCGATGGCCAGCCGCGGCTACCGGCAACCCGGGGTGTCGGCGCGACGGGGGTCGGCACGGCCGGGGCCGGGGCGCGGCGGCCCGCGAGGGGACCGACCGATCGGCAGACCCACTGGTCGAGCCGCTGACCGGGTGGTGGCCGGCCCGTCGCCGCACCGTTCGTCGACGGGCCGGCCACCACGGCCGGGTCAGGAGCAGGCCACCCCGTTGACGGTGATCAGCTCCGGTGCCGGGTTGGCGCCGCCGTCGGTCACCGCGTTGAAGCCGAACATCGCGTTCGCTCCGGGACCGATCCGGCGGTTGTAG
- a CDS encoding ATP-dependent Clp protease proteolytic subunit, translated as MRHTSSAMAATNAATGFGDQVYQQLLKERVIFLGTQVDDTSANTICAQMLLLAAEDSERDIFLYVNSPGGVISAGMAVYDTMHYITNDVATVGLGLAGSMGQFLLCAGAPGKRYALPHTRIMMHQLSGGMGGTAADIAIQAENMLHIKRTTIERIAFHTGHTYAEIERDSDRDRWFTAEQAREYGIIDHVIATTAQLSAAGVTT; from the coding sequence ATGCGGCACACCAGTTCCGCGATGGCCGCGACCAACGCGGCGACCGGCTTCGGCGACCAGGTCTATCAGCAGCTGCTCAAGGAACGGGTGATCTTCCTCGGCACCCAGGTCGACGACACCTCGGCCAACACGATCTGCGCTCAGATGCTCCTGCTGGCGGCCGAGGACAGCGAGCGCGACATCTTCCTCTACGTCAACTCACCGGGCGGCGTGATCAGCGCCGGCATGGCCGTCTACGACACGATGCACTACATCACCAACGACGTGGCGACCGTCGGGCTCGGGCTCGCCGGGTCCATGGGGCAGTTCCTGCTGTGCGCCGGTGCACCCGGCAAGCGGTACGCCCTGCCGCACACCCGGATCATGATGCACCAGCTGTCCGGCGGGATGGGCGGCACGGCTGCGGACATCGCCATCCAGGCCGAGAACATGCTGCACATCAAGCGGACGACGATCGAGCGGATCGCGTTCCACACCGGGCACACCTACGCGGAGATCGAGCGCGACTCCGACCGGGACCGCTGGTTCACCGCCGAGCAGGCTCGCGAGTACGGCATCATCGACCATGTGATCGCCACGACCGCGCAACTGTCCGCCGCTGGCGTCACCACCTGA
- the tuf gene encoding elongation factor Tu, giving the protein MAKSQFVRAKPHLNIGTMGHVDHGKTTLTAAITKVLADRDPAVNRFVSFDGIDRAPEEVARGITINISHVEYETATRHYAHVDMPGHADFVKNMITGAAQVDGAILVVSALDGAMPQTREHVLLAKRVGVPYLVVAMNKADAVDDPDLLDLVELEVRELVTEYGFPGDELPVVRVSALRALEGDPRWVGSIVELLDAVDRYVPVPPRELGEPFLMPIENVLTISGRGTVVTGAVERGTLRLGDQVEVVGLGPTLSTVATGLETFGKSLDTAEAGDNAAVLLRGVKRDQVQRGQVVALPGSVTPHQRFAARLYVLTTAEGGRHTPFFANYRPQFYFRTTDVVGSVDLGDRTMAMPGDTIDLTVELGRPVAMDVGLGFAVREGGRTVAAGTVTELLD; this is encoded by the coding sequence ATGGCCAAGAGTCAGTTCGTGCGGGCGAAGCCGCACCTCAACATCGGCACGATGGGTCACGTCGACCACGGCAAGACGACCCTGACCGCCGCGATCACCAAGGTCCTCGCCGACCGCGACCCCGCCGTCAACCGGTTCGTCTCCTTCGACGGGATCGACCGGGCACCGGAGGAGGTGGCGCGGGGCATCACCATCAACATCTCGCACGTCGAGTACGAGACCGCGACCCGGCACTACGCCCACGTGGACATGCCCGGTCACGCCGACTTCGTCAAGAACATGATCACCGGTGCGGCCCAGGTCGACGGGGCGATCCTGGTGGTGTCGGCGCTCGACGGCGCGATGCCGCAGACCCGCGAGCACGTGCTGCTCGCCAAGCGGGTCGGGGTGCCGTACCTGGTGGTGGCGATGAACAAGGCGGACGCGGTCGACGACCCGGACCTGCTCGACCTGGTCGAGTTGGAGGTCCGTGAGCTGGTCACCGAGTACGGGTTCCCCGGCGACGAGCTTCCGGTCGTCCGGGTGTCGGCGCTGCGGGCGCTCGAGGGTGACCCGCGCTGGGTCGGGTCCATCGTGGAGCTGCTCGACGCCGTCGACCGGTACGTTCCGGTGCCGCCGCGCGAGCTCGGCGAGCCGTTCCTGATGCCGATCGAGAACGTGCTGACCATCTCCGGCCGGGGGACGGTGGTGACCGGCGCGGTCGAGCGCGGCACGTTGCGGCTGGGTGACCAGGTGGAGGTGGTCGGACTGGGTCCGACCCTGTCGACCGTGGCGACCGGGTTGGAGACGTTCGGCAAGTCGCTGGACACGGCCGAGGCCGGCGACAACGCCGCCGTCCTGCTGCGCGGGGTCAAGCGTGACCAGGTGCAGCGGGGCCAGGTGGTGGCGCTGCCGGGCAGTGTCACGCCGCATCAGCGGTTCGCCGCCCGGCTGTACGTGCTGACCACCGCCGAGGGTGGGCGGCACACGCCGTTCTTCGCCAACTACCGGCCGCAGTTCTACTTCCGTACCACGGATGTGGTCGGGTCGGTGGACCTGGGCGACCGGACGATGGCGATGCCCGGCGACACCATCGACCTGACGGTGGAGCTCGGTAGGCCGGTCGCGATGGACGTCGGGCTCGGCTTCGCGGTCCGGGAGGGCGGCCGTACGGTGGCCGCCGGTACCGTGACTGAGCTGCTCGACTGA